The stretch of DNA AGGACGCGGAGGCCGCCCTCGCCCGCATCAGTACCACCACTGACCTGGACGCGGTGGCCGACGCGGATCTGGTGGTCGAGGCCGTCTTCGAGAAGCTCGAAGTCAAGCACGAGATCTTCCGTACCCTCGACGCACTCGTGTCCGAGAACACCGTGCTCGCCTCCAATACCTCCGCCATTCCCATCACGAAGATCGCCGCGGCCACCGAACGTCCGGAACGGGTCGTGGGAACGCACTTCTTCTCACCTGTTCCGATGATGGGACTGTGCGAACTGGTCCGCGGATACAAAACGAGCGACGAAACCCTCGCCATCGCGCGGGAGTTCGCGGAATCCGTCGGAAAGACCTGTGTCGTCGTCAATCGCGATGTCGCCGGTTTCATCACCACCCGGCTCATCACCGCGCTCGTCGTGGAGGCCGCCAAGCTGCGCGAGTCGGGAGTGGCCACGGCGGAGGACATCGACATCGCCTGCAAGCTGGGGTTCGGGCATGCCATGGGCCCGCTCGCCACCGCCGACCTGACGGGCGTCGACATTCTGTTGCACGC from Streptomyces tsukubensis encodes:
- a CDS encoding 3-hydroxyacyl-CoA dehydrogenase family protein, producing MAGKLAVVGAGLMGSGIAQVSAQAGWEVVLRDVTETALKRGTDSIKASYEKFVSKGKLSAEDAEAALARISTTTDLDAVADADLVVEAVFEKLEVKHEIFRTLDALVSENTVLASNTSAIPITKIAAATERPERVVGTHFFSPVPMMGLCELVRGYKTSDETLAIAREFAESVGKTCVVVNRDVAGFITTRLITALVVEAAKLRESGVATAEDIDIACKLGFGHAMGPLATADLTGVDILLHAADNIYTESQDEKFAPPELMRRMVDAGDIGRKSGQGFYKH